ACAAGATGGCAATGATGGACCAAGTGCCAATCATCCCCGCCTCTGGACTGACGCAGGTGAGGAGTCCAGCGAGGAAGGACAGCAGCGTGATGAGGACGACATGGAGGGCCGTATCCGCCGTGACGCCGCCAACCCAGGTGGACACAGCCATCCAGAATCCAGCGAACGTCAGCGTGCGGATTCGCCTGCGCGCCGTACCGCTCAACACCGCGAATCCAGAAACCTGTGCGCCAATGGCCGCCCCCAGACCATCCGAAAGATTCCCTGCCAAAACGCCAATCACCAGGCAAATCACAACGGCAATCGCCGTCCGCAGCCCGACGACGGTGTTCAACTGCGAACGGTCCCGGCGCACAATCGCCTCCAGCCCAAGGAAACGAGTCTTCACGTTGGCTCCCCCAGTTCATCAAACGTCAATTATCGAACGAGCACCAACTGGAATGTTGGCCAAACGGACGGGCTGAGCAACGGGATCTCGTCAAAAGGACCCGGCAAATTCGAGGAGCGGCGACTGTGCTAGCTCCCCGGGCGTCGGATGCGCGACCCCCGGACACAGGTCAATACCTGCGGCACGGTACGCGTCCACCCACAGGGTTGTACAAATGTGACGGGTTCGGCTGGAATAGACCGGCATCGGGATCACCGCGCCGAGAATCTGGCGGCACGCCAAACTGCCGAAGCGCAGGTAGTCATAACCGGACCCGGCCCACTGCAGGACGGCATTGATAATTTCACGCCGCTGCTCCTCCGTGACAAGCGGGCACCGGTACACGTCTGCCACACCCTTGTAGGTTTCCACTGACTCAAAGCCAGCTCTGCGCCCTGCCTGAGACTCAAAAATTTGGCCTTCGTCGACCAAACCAGCAATGTGTGTATACGGGCTTTGGGTGAGCCACTTAATGGGTCCCGCAATGCCTTCTGTGCCCCGGATAAAAATCAGATCCGCTGGCTGCACAGTTGATCCCTCCACTTACCGTTCATTTCACCACTCACCCCTGCAGCAAATGATGATACACGACAACAGGCCATTTTACGAATCCGTACCGTTCGCTGCGCCTGTACGGTTCGACGAGACTGTGCTGTTCGTCGAACCTGTGCTGTTCGTCGGACTCGTGCTGTTCGTCGGACTTGTGCCGCTCGACGAACCTGTGCTGTTCGTCGAACCTGTACTGTTGGTCGGACTCGTGCTGTTCGCTGGGCCAGTGCTGTTGGTCGGACCGCTGCCTTTTGAGGGACTGCCGCCTTTTGAGGAGCCGCTGCCTTTTGAGGTACCGCTGCCCGTGGAACCCTTTGCTGGACTGGACCCGCCCGTGGATGTCGCCGGCGGCTTCGCAGGTGCCGTATAGTGACCCGTCACCGTTACCAGCGTTCCGTAATCCACCAGCGACCATACCGTCCGCGCCGCATCAATCGGCAGTTCAACGCAGCCCACACTCTGCGGGTACCCGTATGCGGCCCGCTGGAATCCATGCACGGCGTCGCTTCCGTCAAAGTAGTTGATATAAGGTACGCCGGGATCGACATATTTGGTGCCGTCCGGATTGGTACCCGACATGGTTTGCGATTGGTAGCGAAGGTAGATTGCAAATGTGCCGTCCGGGGTCGGCGCCGCGGGTACACCCGTATTCGCGGCGCTGGAAAACACCCACTGTCCGGCACGCCACACCTGGAGGCGCTCCGGTGCGGGGCTCTCGGTCACCAGGATGTATGTGTACGCATCCGAGTCGGATGCGGCGGATGCTGACAAGAGGGCTTGCCATACCTCGGATCCGACGACGCCATCCACGGCAAGTCCCTGTTGGTGTTGAAACGCGATGACAGCGCCGCGTGTGATTTGCGTAAAGGT
Above is a genomic segment from Alicyclobacillus cycloheptanicus containing:
- a CDS encoding C40 family peptidase, encoding MQPADLIFIRGTEGIAGPIKWLTQSPYTHIAGLVDEGQIFESQAGRRAGFESVETYKGVADVYRCPLVTEEQRREIINAVLQWAGSGYDYLRFGSLACRQILGAVIPMPVYSSRTRHICTTLWVDAYRAAGIDLCPGVAHPTPGELAQSPLLEFAGSF
- a CDS encoding L,D-transpeptidase family protein, with the protein product MKQQRAWTAGLILTACAAITGCGSLFGGAGRTSGAASTPGVNATTVSEKGVAAAGGQTGSGTGSAKSTGKADANKPSFHFPTLTLGDSGPAVLALNERLAELGYLPVALTGTEPKITQENLSSPPQATFTWRYANTPASLQADWAPDTFTQITRGAVIAFQHQQGLAVDGVVGSEVWQALLSASAASDSDAYTYILVTESPAPERLQVWRAGQWVFSSAANTGVPAAPTPDGTFAIYLRYQSQTMSGTNPDGTKYVDPGVPYINYFDGSDAVHGFQRAAYGYPQSVGCVELPIDAARTVWSLVDYGTLVTVTGHYTAPAKPPATSTGGSSPAKGSTGSGTSKGSGSSKGGSPSKGSGPTNSTGPANSTSPTNSTGSTNSTGSSSGTSPTNSTSPTNSTGSTNSTVSSNRTGAANGTDS